A genomic segment from Lignipirellula cremea encodes:
- the tssC gene encoding type VI secretion system contractile sheath large subunit, producing the protein MANPELESSSAGTAVAEEVSLIDQILDQTHALSDDERNRNKSYIEQFVRQCVNPDAVISPDVAANINYWIAEIDKKLSAQLNEVMHHEAFQKLEGSWRGLHYLVHQSETGESLKIRVMNVCKGELQKDLEKAVEFDQSTIFKKVYEEEYGQLGGEPYGMLVGDYQFSRHPDDINLLKLMSNAAAAAHAPFIASAAPRLFNMDSFVELANPRDLAKIFQGVEFASWRSFRESEDARYTALTLPSVLGRLPYGEDFKRVDEFNFEEFVDGKDHSKYLWMNAAWAYAARATDAFSKYGWFAKTRGVEGGGVVEGLPVHTFPTDDGDVAMKCPTEIAITDRREFELSNLGFLPLLHAKNRDFAVFMGSQSCQKPKVFFEDDANANAELSAKLNYLMCVSRFAHYLKVMARDKIGSNMEAVECERWLNNWISNYVCDPTVAGDETKARCPLSDARVEVKEVAGRPGWYEAVAYLRPHFQLETLTASMRLVAQVPQKG; encoded by the coding sequence ATGGCCAATCCCGAACTCGAATCCTCCTCCGCTGGAACAGCAGTCGCCGAAGAAGTTTCGCTGATTGATCAAATTCTCGATCAGACGCACGCTTTGAGCGACGACGAGCGGAATCGCAACAAATCGTACATTGAGCAGTTCGTTCGCCAGTGCGTGAACCCCGACGCGGTGATCTCTCCCGACGTCGCTGCCAACATCAACTACTGGATTGCGGAAATCGACAAGAAACTGTCGGCGCAGCTCAACGAAGTCATGCACCACGAAGCGTTCCAGAAGCTGGAAGGTTCGTGGCGCGGTCTGCACTATCTTGTGCACCAGTCGGAAACCGGCGAAAGCCTGAAAATCCGCGTCATGAACGTCTGCAAAGGCGAGCTGCAGAAGGACCTCGAGAAAGCGGTCGAGTTCGACCAGAGCACGATCTTCAAAAAGGTCTACGAAGAAGAATACGGTCAGCTCGGCGGCGAGCCCTACGGCATGCTGGTCGGCGACTACCAGTTCAGCCGTCACCCCGACGACATCAACCTGCTGAAACTCATGTCGAACGCCGCCGCCGCCGCGCATGCTCCGTTCATCGCTTCGGCCGCCCCGCGCCTGTTCAACATGGACAGCTTTGTCGAACTGGCCAACCCCCGCGACCTGGCCAAGATCTTCCAGGGCGTCGAGTTCGCCTCGTGGCGTTCGTTCCGCGAATCGGAAGACGCCCGTTACACCGCCCTCACGCTGCCCAGCGTGCTCGGCCGTCTGCCCTACGGTGAAGACTTCAAACGGGTTGACGAGTTCAACTTTGAAGAATTTGTCGACGGCAAAGATCACAGCAAGTACCTGTGGATGAACGCCGCCTGGGCCTATGCGGCTCGTGCAACCGACGCTTTCAGCAAGTACGGCTGGTTCGCCAAGACCCGCGGCGTCGAAGGCGGCGGTGTGGTCGAAGGCCTGCCCGTCCACACCTTCCCGACCGACGACGGCGACGTGGCCATGAAGTGCCCGACCGAAATCGCGATCACCGATCGTCGCGAATTCGAGCTGTCGAACCTGGGCTTCCTGCCGCTGCTGCACGCCAAGAACCGCGACTTCGCCGTGTTCATGGGCTCGCAGAGCTGCCAGAAACCGAAGGTGTTCTTCGAAGACGACGCCAACGCCAACGCAGAGCTGTCGGCCAAGTTGAACTACCTGATGTGCGTTTCCCGCTTCGCCCATTACCTGAAGGTCATGGCCCGCGACAAAATCGGCTCCAACATGGAAGCCGTCGAGTGCGAACGCTGGTTGAACAACTGGATCTCCAACTACGTTTGCGACCCGACCGTTGCTGGCGATGAAACCAAAGCCCGTTGCCCGCTGTCCGACGCTCGCGTCGAAGTGAAAGAGGTGGCGGGACGTCCCGGCTGGTATGAAGCCGTGGCCTACCTGCGTCCGCACTTTCAGCTCGAGACCCTTACGGCTTCGATGCGACTTGTGGCGCAAGTCCCTCAGAAGGGCTAG
- the tssB gene encoding type VI secretion system contractile sheath small subunit, protein MSESLQHKLDRVRRPRVQISYDVETGGALEMKELPFVVGVMSDLSGQPKEALKPLKDRKFTPIDRDNFNEVLSKAKPRIAVRVPNRLLNDDSQLSVELKFDSMEDFEPAAVARQVPALAEMLEMRNRLNELLGKMEGNDKLEGLLTEVLGNTESAKGLASDLGLEDAAEEPAAE, encoded by the coding sequence ATGAGTGAAAGCCTGCAACACAAGCTGGATCGCGTCCGCCGTCCGCGCGTTCAGATCTCGTACGACGTCGAAACGGGCGGCGCGCTCGAGATGAAAGAGCTGCCCTTTGTGGTTGGCGTCATGTCGGATCTTTCGGGTCAGCCGAAAGAAGCCCTCAAGCCGCTGAAAGACCGCAAGTTCACCCCCATCGACCGTGACAACTTCAACGAAGTCCTGAGCAAAGCCAAGCCCCGCATCGCCGTCCGCGTGCCGAACCGTCTGCTCAATGACGACTCGCAGCTGAGCGTGGAACTGAAGTTCGACAGCATGGAAGACTTCGAACCGGCCGCCGTCGCCCGCCAGGTGCCGGCCCTCGCCGAAATGCTCGAGATGCGCAATCGCCTGAACGAACTGCTCGGCAAGATGGAAGGCAACGACAAACTGGAAGGCCTGCTGACGGAAGTCCTCGGCAACACCGAGTCCGCCAAGGGTCTGGCCAGCGATCTGGGTCTGGAAGACGCCGCCGAAGAACCGGCCGCCGAGTAA
- the tssA gene encoding type VI secretion system protein TssA — translation MMAPESTKPELSPPLLDFDALLAPLPGDDAAGDPHAYSRRLRSVLDDFRKHRNAAADDGSTNSERNDWTQTVSTCVQGLQKESKDLRLAGHLAEAMLKLHGFAGLRDSLHLIRRMISECWPRLHPPLDNDPETRAAPLANILDDPDRGFCFPNSVRLVPILGQGEESFGVHSWKRLKSKGDAKSEERAGKVMAATKPQDLQVVSLEIDACLEELELLTVALDDKMGDQAPGMYHLGEAIRECQSLVRSELPKILPPDLLTTAPAALETAPSDSPDPLQPLSAATGTSGTPTPGQIQQVRSSAYAQLEAAADLLLQIEPHSPIPYLVKRAVSLGRLPFPQLARQVLREEKMLAELTREFGLPS, via the coding sequence ATGATGGCGCCAGAATCGACGAAACCAGAGCTCTCGCCTCCGCTGCTCGATTTTGACGCGCTGCTGGCCCCCTTGCCTGGCGACGACGCGGCGGGCGACCCCCATGCTTATTCCCGGCGACTGCGAAGCGTGCTCGACGACTTTCGCAAGCATCGTAATGCGGCAGCTGACGATGGCAGCACCAATTCGGAACGTAACGACTGGACACAGACGGTCAGCACGTGCGTGCAGGGCCTGCAGAAAGAATCGAAGGATCTGCGACTGGCGGGCCATCTTGCGGAAGCGATGCTCAAACTGCACGGTTTCGCGGGCCTGCGGGATTCACTGCATTTGATTCGGCGGATGATCTCCGAGTGCTGGCCGCGACTGCATCCTCCGCTGGATAACGATCCCGAAACACGCGCCGCTCCGCTGGCCAACATCCTCGACGACCCCGACCGCGGCTTCTGCTTTCCCAACAGCGTGCGGCTGGTCCCGATTCTCGGCCAGGGCGAAGAGAGCTTCGGCGTGCACTCCTGGAAGCGTCTCAAGAGCAAGGGCGACGCCAAAAGCGAAGAACGCGCGGGCAAGGTCATGGCGGCCACCAAACCCCAGGATCTTCAGGTCGTCTCGCTTGAAATCGACGCCTGTCTGGAAGAACTGGAACTGCTGACGGTCGCCCTCGACGACAAGATGGGAGACCAGGCGCCCGGCATGTATCACCTGGGCGAGGCGATTCGCGAGTGCCAGTCGCTGGTTCGCAGCGAGCTTCCCAAAATTCTTCCCCCCGACCTTCTGACAACGGCGCCCGCTGCCTTGGAAACCGCACCTTCAGATTCACCCGACCCGCTGCAGCCGCTGTCTGCGGCGACAGGAACCAGCGGAACGCCCACCCCGGGTCAAATACAACAAGTGCGCTCGTCGGCCTACGCCCAGCTGGAAGCTGCCGCCGACCTGTTGCTGCAGATCGAACCGCACAGCCCGATCCCGTACCTGGTGAAACGGGCGGTGTCCTTGGGTCGACTGCCCTTTCCTCAACTCGCCCGGCAGGTTCTTCGCGAGGAGAAAATGCTGGCCGAGTTGACGCGAGAATTTGGACTCCCGAGCTGA
- a CDS encoding response regulator: protein MYENLIGRPMEILLVEDSLIHARVTIGALKNGHVKHRLTLIRDGQEAVEFLRRIGKFSRAPRPDLVLLDLRLPKLDGLEVLAEIRADDDLQDLPVVVMTASDDDSDREQCELFGVASYVPKPVNLDKFLMLVRQLKRYWSEDVILPTA from the coding sequence ATGTATGAGAACTTAATTGGCCGTCCGATGGAGATCTTGCTGGTTGAGGACAGTCTCATTCATGCCCGTGTGACGATCGGCGCCTTGAAGAACGGCCATGTCAAACACCGGCTGACACTGATCCGCGACGGCCAGGAAGCGGTGGAGTTCCTGCGTCGGATTGGCAAATTCAGCCGGGCCCCGCGGCCCGATCTTGTGCTTTTGGACCTGCGTCTGCCCAAACTCGATGGGCTGGAGGTGCTCGCAGAGATTCGCGCCGACGACGATCTGCAGGATTTGCCCGTGGTCGTCATGACCGCGTCGGACGATGATTCCGACCGCGAACAGTGCGAACTGTTCGGCGTTGCCAGCTATGTTCCCAAGCCGGTGAATCTCGACAAGTTTCTCATGCTGGTCAGACAGCTAAAACGCTACTGGAGCGAAGACGTCATCCTGCCCACTGCGTGA
- a CDS encoding Gfo/Idh/MocA family protein — MAFRVAFLGIDHPHGAGWRQLLDNLEGRLEIVAVMPGYGGTTCSLEEKYAGAFRGETVEELIAFGEFDGAVVCLPNDEGPAAAARLAAAGKHLLLEKPGAASAADLQPLVDAATATGIAFQAGYMWRYDDLANRLRAMAAEGRFGKLISIEMLYATSDVKRRDPDHYLFNAQQSGGGFFNWLACHYLDLLTYITGQQVAAVTARVGVFGAVDCEVEDGGTAILELSGGALATFVGGYWIPRWQGENRWTFRGSERWVHWDPSLKDTQGSLEIHGPMPQWNAMDETYIAPGDSTPGYGGGRGLALVEDWLSAAQTGDVCRNTLQSVQSTLAVIDAIYESSRSGQRVVVDSSPSR, encoded by the coding sequence ATGGCGTTTCGTGTTGCGTTTCTTGGAATCGATCATCCCCATGGAGCCGGCTGGCGGCAGTTGCTGGACAATCTGGAAGGCCGGCTGGAAATCGTCGCCGTCATGCCGGGATACGGCGGAACTACCTGCAGCCTGGAAGAGAAATACGCGGGCGCCTTTCGCGGTGAAACGGTCGAAGAACTGATCGCCTTTGGGGAGTTCGACGGAGCGGTCGTCTGCCTGCCGAACGACGAAGGCCCGGCCGCGGCGGCCCGGTTAGCGGCGGCCGGGAAGCACCTGCTGCTGGAGAAGCCCGGCGCCGCTTCAGCGGCCGATCTGCAGCCGCTGGTCGATGCGGCGACCGCAACCGGCATCGCCTTCCAGGCGGGCTACATGTGGCGCTACGACGACCTCGCCAATCGCCTGCGGGCGATGGCGGCGGAAGGCCGCTTTGGCAAGCTCATCAGCATCGAAATGCTATACGCCACCAGCGATGTAAAACGTCGCGATCCGGACCATTACCTGTTTAACGCCCAGCAAAGCGGCGGCGGGTTTTTCAACTGGCTGGCTTGCCATTACCTGGACCTGCTGACGTACATTACGGGGCAGCAGGTGGCTGCAGTGACGGCCCGCGTCGGTGTTTTTGGAGCGGTCGACTGCGAGGTGGAAGACGGCGGCACGGCCATCCTGGAGCTTTCGGGCGGCGCCCTGGCCACGTTTGTCGGCGGTTACTGGATTCCGCGCTGGCAGGGAGAGAACCGCTGGACCTTCCGCGGCAGCGAACGCTGGGTGCACTGGGATCCGTCCCTGAAAGACACGCAAGGCTCGCTGGAGATCCATGGCCCGATGCCGCAGTGGAACGCGATGGACGAAACGTACATCGCTCCGGGCGACAGCACGCCCGGTTATGGCGGCGGCCGGGGGCTGGCTCTGGTGGAGGACTGGTTGTCAGCGGCTCAAACGGGCGACGTGTGTCGAAATACGCTGCAGTCGGTGCAGTCCACGCTGGCAGTGATCGATGCGATCTATGAATCGTCGCGCAGCGGTCAGCGGGTGGTGGTGGATTCGTCGCCCAGCAGATGA
- a CDS encoding alpha/beta hydrolase: MTARQTITTTGHKIAIAALAVSLLATTGCQAYLADMLAAAPNNGRWMVASASSIPPARVVLGVDQYFRVEVGPPTAELAVSVVEPHDQKNPPSATILMLHGLGASSFWMLDAAHELADVGYRVVLVDLRGHGGSTGDWLTYGPRESKDMSMVIDELEKRQLITGKLGVYGISFGAVTAIHLAAIDARVASVVAIAPFASIRGEAPHYFRLFFPGVGHLISDRTYQSSVDQAGALADFNPDEADSTKVLPYAMSPVLLLHGTNDWIVPTENTEKLSKASPWNTEVKLIEGAGHISIWYDSDRQVETAVKEWFGRHLLGDESTTTR; encoded by the coding sequence ATGACCGCGCGGCAAACCATTACCACCACTGGACATAAGATCGCGATCGCGGCGCTCGCAGTCAGCCTGCTGGCGACGACCGGATGCCAGGCCTACCTCGCCGACATGCTGGCGGCCGCCCCCAATAACGGTCGCTGGATGGTCGCCTCGGCCAGCTCCATACCCCCTGCCAGAGTAGTGCTGGGGGTCGATCAGTACTTCCGCGTGGAGGTCGGTCCGCCCACCGCGGAACTGGCTGTTTCGGTTGTCGAACCGCACGATCAGAAAAATCCGCCGTCTGCGACCATTTTAATGCTGCACGGGCTGGGCGCCTCGAGTTTCTGGATGCTCGACGCCGCCCATGAACTGGCCGATGTGGGCTATCGGGTCGTCCTGGTCGACCTCCGCGGACACGGCGGATCGACGGGCGACTGGCTCACTTATGGGCCGCGGGAATCCAAAGATATGTCGATGGTGATCGACGAACTCGAAAAACGACAGCTCATCACCGGCAAACTGGGCGTGTACGGCATTTCGTTTGGCGCCGTGACTGCCATTCATCTGGCCGCGATCGACGCCCGGGTGGCCTCCGTCGTGGCGATTGCCCCCTTCGCCAGTATTCGCGGCGAGGCGCCCCATTACTTCCGCCTGTTCTTCCCCGGCGTCGGTCATTTGATCAGCGATCGCACTTATCAGTCTTCGGTCGACCAGGCCGGCGCGCTGGCTGACTTTAATCCCGATGAAGCCGACAGCACCAAAGTGCTGCCCTACGCCATGTCGCCGGTGCTCCTGTTACACGGCACCAACGACTGGATCGTGCCCACGGAAAACACCGAGAAACTAAGCAAGGCTTCCCCCTGGAACACGGAAGTCAAACTGATCGAAGGCGCCGGCCATATTTCCATCTGGTACGACAGCGACCGCCAGGTAGAAACGGCCGTCAAAGAGTGGTTCGGCCGTCATCTGCTGGGCGACGAATCCACCACCACCCGCTGA
- a CDS encoding HU family DNA-binding protein translates to MAKAAAPKPPTKTEIFARIAEATSLTKKDVDAVFRALTDEIAKELSTSGSGQFTLPGLAKILVQHQDAKPKRKVRNPGTGEMQWADPKPASRKVKVRPLKALKDMA, encoded by the coding sequence ATGGCGAAAGCTGCTGCTCCCAAACCGCCCACAAAAACGGAAATCTTTGCCCGCATCGCCGAAGCGACGTCGTTGACGAAGAAAGACGTCGACGCTGTTTTTCGCGCGTTGACGGACGAAATCGCCAAAGAACTCAGCACGAGCGGTTCGGGACAATTCACCCTGCCTGGCCTCGCCAAGATTCTGGTCCAGCACCAGGACGCCAAGCCGAAGCGAAAAGTTCGCAATCCGGGCACCGGCGAGATGCAATGGGCCGATCCGAAGCCGGCCAGCCGCAAAGTGAAGGTTCGCCCTCTCAAGGCCCTTAAAGACATGGCCTAG
- a CDS encoding OmpH family outer membrane protein — translation MRTALFVLATVCLTAIGCNSASSPSGVAVIDLDEVARRLGRDIKMTEMIKAGEGVVNQQLATVQASYEQQLSDKKAEFGEEATEEANKTLAQMHQQASFQFNQARQQAAAKLSQHRAQLIQQFREEVKPIAREAAAAKGYNIVLTKNDSVLFDFASTHDVTEEVIAAMSKSDYKAPQPITTKPAASTAAKPETTEQK, via the coding sequence GTGCGAACTGCATTATTTGTGTTGGCGACCGTGTGCCTGACGGCCATCGGCTGTAACTCGGCGAGCAGCCCCAGCGGCGTCGCCGTGATCGACCTTGATGAGGTCGCTCGCCGTCTGGGTCGCGATATCAAAATGACCGAAATGATCAAAGCGGGCGAAGGCGTCGTCAATCAGCAGTTGGCGACCGTCCAGGCTTCGTATGAGCAGCAGCTGAGCGACAAAAAAGCCGAATTCGGCGAAGAAGCTACTGAAGAAGCAAACAAGACGCTGGCTCAGATGCATCAGCAGGCCAGCTTCCAGTTCAACCAGGCCCGTCAGCAGGCGGCCGCTAAACTGAGCCAGCACCGGGCCCAGCTGATCCAGCAGTTCCGGGAAGAAGTCAAGCCGATCGCCCGAGAAGCAGCAGCCGCCAAAGGCTACAACATCGTGCTGACCAAAAACGACTCGGTGCTGTTCGACTTTGCTTCCACCCATGATGTCACCGAAGAAGTCATCGCCGCCATGTCGAAATCCGACTACAAGGCGCCGCAGCCGATCACCACCAAGCCGGCAGCCAGCACCGCCGCAAAGCCGGAAACCACCGAACAGAAATAG
- the aroF gene encoding 3-deoxy-7-phosphoheptulonate synthase, translating to MIVVMEKHATEEQVSHMVEKVEALGLKAHVIVGAERTVIAAIGDKREETKQSLESGAGVSAVMPILAPFKVASREVKPEPTQVKTGSLTIGDGVLGVIAGPCSVESEEQIIRSAQAVKAAGATALRGGAFKPRTSPYSFQGLKEHGLQLLAAARDATGLAIVTEVMGTDDVDLVARYADVLQIGARNMQNYRLLEAVGGAGKPVLLKRGPCATMEELLLAAEYILNEGNPNVILCERGIRTFETHTRFTLPLATVPYLRQITHLPIVTDPSHGTGHTRLVPDMAAASIAAGADGLILEVHPDPENAMSDGYQSLNFQQFEQTMELCRKVAEALGKKMGAAVPVA from the coding sequence ATGATCGTTGTCATGGAAAAACACGCCACCGAGGAGCAAGTGAGTCACATGGTCGAAAAAGTCGAGGCCCTGGGCTTGAAAGCCCATGTTATCGTGGGCGCCGAGCGGACCGTGATCGCGGCGATCGGCGACAAACGGGAAGAGACCAAGCAGTCGCTGGAAAGCGGCGCCGGCGTGTCGGCCGTCATGCCCATTCTGGCGCCGTTCAAGGTCGCCAGTCGCGAAGTCAAACCGGAACCGACCCAGGTGAAAACCGGAAGCCTGACCATCGGCGACGGCGTGCTGGGCGTGATCGCGGGCCCTTGTTCGGTGGAAAGCGAAGAGCAGATCATCCGCTCCGCCCAGGCCGTCAAGGCCGCCGGCGCCACGGCGCTCCGCGGTGGGGCCTTCAAACCCCGGACCAGCCCCTACAGCTTCCAGGGACTGAAAGAGCACGGCCTGCAGTTGCTGGCCGCCGCCCGCGACGCCACCGGCCTGGCGATCGTGACCGAAGTCATGGGCACCGACGACGTCGACCTGGTCGCACGCTACGCCGACGTGCTGCAGATTGGCGCCCGAAATATGCAGAACTACCGTCTGCTGGAAGCGGTCGGCGGGGCCGGCAAGCCGGTGCTGCTCAAACGGGGCCCCTGCGCCACGATGGAAGAACTGCTGCTGGCGGCCGAATACATCCTCAACGAAGGCAACCCGAACGTCATTCTGTGCGAGCGCGGAATCCGCACCTTCGAAACCCACACTCGCTTCACGCTGCCGCTGGCGACCGTGCCTTACCTCCGTCAGATCACGCACCTGCCGATCGTGACGGATCCCTCGCACGGCACGGGACATACCCGCCTGGTTCCCGATATGGCGGCTGCCAGCATCGCCGCCGGCGCCGACGGCCTGATTCTGGAAGTGCATCCGGATCCGGAAAACGCCATGAGCGACGGCTACCAGTCGCTGAATTTCCAGCAGTTCGAACAGACGATGGAACTCTGCCGCAAAGTGGCCGAAGCACTGGGGAAAAAAATGGGCGCCGCCGTTCCCGTCGCCTGA
- a CDS encoding BON domain-containing protein — protein MIKPALNSQDVLDALAQSPYRRVRNLAVEVAGESVSLHGRLGSYFEKQVAQEAVLRVSGVGAVHNHSTVDYA, from the coding sequence ATGATTAAACCGGCGCTTAACTCCCAGGACGTTCTCGATGCTCTCGCCCAGTCGCCCTATCGCCGTGTGCGTAATCTGGCGGTGGAAGTAGCGGGCGAATCGGTATCCCTGCATGGACGACTTGGTTCTTATTTCGAGAAGCAGGTCGCCCAGGAAGCAGTCCTCCGCGTGTCGGGCGTTGGCGCCGTGCACAATCATTCGACCGTTGATTACGCCTAG